The following proteins are co-located in the Rhodospirillales bacterium genome:
- a CDS encoding glycosyltransferase family 2 protein, producing the protein MSPGATSRPRLSAVVSIRNEERQLADCLETLRFADEIVVVLDRCTDRSREIAATFTDRLVDGAWAKEGDRRNAAI; encoded by the coding sequence ATGAGCCCCGGTGCGACATCGCGGCCCCGGCTCTCGGCGGTGGTCAGCATCCGCAACGAGGAGCGTCAGCTCGCCGACTGCCTGGAAACGCTCCGTTTTGCCGACGAAATCGTGGTGGTGCTGGATCGCTGCACCGACCGTTCGCGCGAGATCGCGGCCACCTTCACCGATCGCCTGGTGGACGGCGCGTGGGCCAAGGAAGGCGATCGGCGCAACGCCGCCATCG